From Methanomicrobiales archaeon, a single genomic window includes:
- a CDS encoding IS256 family transposase, with amino-acid sequence MYLRNLIDKYLTGNDEGMKILLTWFLNEVMEQEAEEQTGAGRYQRTGSRRAHRNGHRARTLRTRYGDVTLEKPLLREFPFQTKVFERYARVEKAIESIVLESYLQGVSTRKVQQVLSHLGIDQISPAYVSTLTKELDARVQEFFSRPLAPHMPYLFVDASYFKVRDGVRYCNKALLVIAGIRTDGMREILGARIADSENERTWEDLFMELKDRGLERVDLVISDGHRGIQSATERSFLGSSWQMCHVHFMRAVLRKIPRTRYGEIAGLLKESLTDSRTLQECARDLEVRGYPQVADTINRFQYSLFNYRSAPREHWRRIRTMNLLERVNKELKRRYRSIGAFPNDAALLRLAGAILMDSNEEWITSRRYVSAGEKIVGPDTGVQFTA; translated from the coding sequence ATGTATCTAAGGAACCTTATCGATAAATATCTTACCGGTAACGACGAAGGGATGAAGATCCTGCTCACCTGGTTTCTGAACGAGGTGATGGAGCAGGAAGCCGAAGAGCAAACTGGCGCCGGACGATATCAACGGACCGGATCCCGACGAGCGCATCGGAACGGGCACCGGGCTCGAACGCTTCGAACGAGATACGGGGACGTAACCCTGGAGAAACCGCTGCTTCGAGAATTCCCATTCCAGACAAAGGTCTTTGAGCGATATGCGAGGGTTGAAAAAGCGATCGAGAGCATCGTGCTCGAATCGTATCTCCAGGGGGTATCGACGCGGAAGGTCCAGCAGGTGCTCTCCCATCTGGGCATCGATCAGATCTCCCCCGCGTACGTGTCCACGCTGACAAAAGAACTGGATGCCCGGGTCCAAGAATTCTTTTCCCGGCCCCTTGCACCGCATATGCCGTATCTCTTTGTGGATGCGTCCTACTTCAAGGTGCGAGACGGGGTACGCTATTGCAACAAAGCGCTGCTCGTCATTGCCGGGATCCGAACCGACGGGATGCGGGAGATCCTCGGGGCGAGGATTGCCGATAGTGAGAACGAACGCACCTGGGAGGATCTCTTTATGGAACTCAAAGACCGTGGCCTGGAACGGGTGGACCTCGTGATCTCTGACGGCCACCGAGGCATCCAGAGTGCCACGGAACGATCCTTTCTGGGATCCAGCTGGCAGATGTGCCACGTTCACTTCATGCGGGCAGTCCTGCGGAAGATCCCGAGAACTCGGTATGGAGAGATTGCGGGACTCCTGAAAGAATCGCTCACGGATTCCCGCACGCTGCAGGAGTGTGCCCGGGACCTGGAGGTCCGGGGCTATCCCCAGGTTGCCGATACGATCAACCGGTTCCAGTACAGCCTCTTCAACTACCGGAGCGCTCCACGGGAACATTGGAGACGGATCCGGACCATGAATCTCCTGGAACGGGTGAACAAAGAACTGAAACGGCGGTACCGATCCATCGGGGCATTCCCCAATGATGCCGCCCTCCTCCGACTTGCTGGGGCGATCCTGATGGATAGCAACGAGGAGTGGATCACCAGTCGCCGGTATGTATCTGCCGGTGAGAAGATAGTTGGTCCGGATACAGGAGTCCAATTTACAGCTTAA